In the genome of Hyphomicrobiales bacterium, one region contains:
- a CDS encoding conserved hypothetical protein (Evidence 4 : Unknown function but conserved in other organisms), which produces MDQLRALEAIEAAAKALHESVRDPKQFRWDAMTEQWRVEMRAYVRPCVLAALKTSDEFVTRPANRRVLGTRPRLEMVSR; this is translated from the coding sequence ATGGATCAGCTTCGCGCTTTGGAGGCTATTGAGGCGGCAGCAAAAGCACTGCACGAGTCCGTGCGCGATCCAAAACAGTTCCGCTGGGACGCCATGACCGAACAATGGCGTGTCGAGATGCGCGCCTATGTGCGGCCCTGTGTCTTGGCGGCGCTGAAGACCTCGGATGAATTCGTCACGCGTCCCGCCAATCGGCGTGTGCTTGGAACGCGGCCACGTCTGGAGATGGTTTCGCGCTGA
- a CDS encoding conserved hypothetical protein (Evidence 4 : Unknown function but conserved in other organisms) → MTEKSKQRRDADKAFLKLQAPEKTGDRAPSASQIADRARDANTARLRELRLQKEAQERKAAPSPNPKAGKDRKPD, encoded by the coding sequence ATGACCGAAAAGTCGAAACAGCGCCGCGACGCTGACAAGGCCTTTCTCAAGCTGCAGGCCCCGGAGAAAACTGGCGATCGCGCTCCCTCCGCAAGCCAGATCGCAGACCGGGCTCGGGACGCCAACACCGCCCGGCTGAGAGAGTTGCGCCTGCAGAAGGAAGCCCAAGAGCGTAAGGCTGCCCCCTCACCCAACCCCAAGGCAGGCAAAGATCGGAAACCTGATTGA
- a CDS encoding Phage integrase family protein, with amino-acid sequence MTALLSAESETRRALQLDALSAILPLERRDQLAKILTDDDVATLRHLAKQGMGENSLRALASDLAYLEAWALAATAAPLPWPAPEALALKFVAQHLWDPAQRETDPGHGMPEEIATALRLDGHLRVAGPHAPSTVRRRLAHWATLHRWKGLLGPFAAPALRTAIRLAVRASARPRRRKSQRAVTREILDRLLAACRSDRLSDTRDLALLLIAFGSGGRRRSEIARLRVEQLSEEAPVPLDPEDLNSPRLPCLAITLGRTKTAMANDDARVLIVGPPVEALREWLERANISKGAVFRAIDRWEGLSDRALTPQAVNLILKRRCALAGLNPWEFSAHGLRSGYLTEAARNGVSLPAAMQQSQHRSVQQAASYFNDADRHLSKAARLTL; translated from the coding sequence ATGACCGCCTTGCTCTCGGCCGAATCCGAAACCCGGCGCGCCCTGCAGCTCGATGCGCTGTCGGCGATCCTGCCGCTGGAACGGCGCGACCAGCTCGCCAAAATCCTGACCGACGACGATGTCGCGACGCTGCGCCACCTGGCCAAGCAGGGCATGGGCGAGAATTCCCTGCGCGCCCTCGCCTCCGACCTGGCCTATCTCGAGGCCTGGGCGCTCGCGGCGACGGCTGCGCCGCTGCCCTGGCCAGCACCGGAAGCGCTGGCGCTGAAGTTCGTCGCGCAGCACCTCTGGGATCCGGCGCAACGCGAAACCGATCCCGGGCACGGCATGCCCGAGGAGATCGCCACGGCCCTGCGGCTGGATGGTCATTTGCGCGTCGCGGGCCCGCACGCGCCGTCGACGGTGAGGCGCCGATTGGCCCATTGGGCGACGCTACACCGCTGGAAAGGCCTTTTGGGCCCCTTCGCCGCGCCAGCCTTGCGGACCGCCATACGCCTGGCGGTGCGAGCCAGCGCCCGGCCGCGGCGGCGCAAGAGCCAGCGCGCCGTCACCCGCGAGATCCTCGACCGCTTGCTTGCGGCCTGTCGCAGCGATCGCTTGAGCGACACGCGCGATCTGGCGCTGCTGCTGATAGCTTTTGGCTCAGGCGGTCGTCGCCGCAGCGAAATCGCGCGATTGCGCGTCGAACAGCTTTCGGAGGAGGCGCCGGTCCCGCTCGATCCCGAGGATCTCAATTCCCCGCGCCTGCCCTGCCTGGCGATCACGCTCGGTAGAACCAAGACGGCAATGGCCAATGACGATGCGCGCGTCCTCATCGTGGGGCCGCCGGTCGAGGCCCTGCGCGAATGGCTCGAGCGCGCCAATATCAGCAAGGGCGCGGTGTTTCGGGCGATCGACCGCTGGGAGGGTCTCTCCGACCGCGCCCTGACCCCGCAGGCGGTCAACCTGATCCTTAAGCGCCGCTGTGCTCTGGCCGGGCTCAATCCCTGGGAATTTTCCGCCCACGGTTTGCGCTCCGGCTACCTGACCGAGGCCGCCCGCAACGGCGTCTCCCTCCCCGCGGCGATGCAGCAATCGCAGCACCGCTCCGTCCAGCAGGCCGCAAGCTATTTTAACGACGCCGACCGGCATCTCAGCAAGGCGGCGCGCTTGACGCTTTAG
- a CDS encoding hypothetical protein (Evidence 5 : Unknown function), with protein sequence MFHFDLRESVHITIDNYLLSIAMDLALEIDDSGAPNRRRRPQPGVRSTRTALTNPSRSAP encoded by the coding sequence TTGTTTCACTTCGATCTCCGTGAATCGGTACATATCACTATCGATAATTACCTCTTATCGATAGCGATGGACTTAGCGTTGGAAATCGACGATTCTGGCGCTCCAAATCGTCGCCGGCGCCCTCAGCCGGGCGTCCGGTCGACGAGAACGGCCCTGACGAACCCCAGCCGGAGCGCCCCATGA
- a CDS encoding HTH_13 domain-containing protein has translation MNSERYKLTRAERQALICGFASVAESVAVALARCDERLLRAEPALGEGVRQRGHAFEAQALIALAGRLCPLEDLVLRDAGMDVRSPTHEITRAAAILNERRRLARREPAEVLSPSTLRQRLGLTEPQQPEGSKRRGGAPAATNRLSAPWELGYLGGDDDEVPTDTEDVDIDDEPEHAADPAFAEIDALLARTRKKLDSWNDLSSDQGRKSLTLRDPGYDAAGRFERWLAILEEGRGLPAALAAALALDAWLWLEPSERAGELGFAFAATVLRQQGLGSAHLPVIGVGLRRGKFRWSPHLALSARVAGLLGAFAETAAFGQADLDRLSLARDVMLRKCEGRRGNSKLAELVDLFVASPLVTVQLAAARLQVSPQAVEAMLKQLGASLPRELTGRKRYRAWGVL, from the coding sequence GTGAATTCAGAACGTTATAAACTCACTCGCGCCGAGCGCCAGGCTCTCATTTGCGGCTTCGCCTCGGTCGCAGAAAGCGTCGCAGTCGCGCTCGCCCGCTGCGACGAGCGCCTGCTTCGCGCCGAGCCGGCGTTGGGCGAAGGCGTGCGCCAGCGCGGCCACGCTTTCGAGGCCCAGGCGCTGATCGCGCTTGCCGGCAGGCTCTGTCCGCTCGAGGACCTCGTCCTGCGCGACGCCGGCATGGATGTGCGTAGCCCAACCCACGAGATCACTCGCGCCGCCGCCATCCTCAACGAGCGCCGGCGCCTGGCGCGGCGCGAGCCGGCCGAGGTGCTGAGCCCCAGCACCCTCCGGCAACGGCTCGGCCTCACGGAGCCCCAGCAACCGGAAGGGAGCAAGCGGCGCGGGGGTGCGCCGGCTGCCACTAACAGGCTCTCGGCACCGTGGGAGCTGGGCTACCTCGGCGGCGACGATGATGAGGTCCCGACGGACACGGAGGATGTCGACATCGACGATGAGCCCGAGCACGCCGCCGATCCGGCTTTCGCCGAGATCGACGCCTTGCTGGCGCGCACCCGCAAAAAGCTCGACAGCTGGAACGATCTGTCCTCCGACCAAGGCCGGAAAAGCCTGACCTTGCGCGATCCCGGCTACGACGCCGCCGGGCGGTTCGAGCGCTGGCTCGCCATCCTGGAAGAGGGCAGGGGACTGCCGGCCGCGCTCGCGGCGGCGCTGGCGCTCGATGCCTGGCTTTGGCTCGAGCCGTCGGAACGCGCCGGCGAGCTCGGCTTTGCGTTCGCAGCGACCGTGTTGCGCCAGCAGGGATTAGGTTCGGCGCATTTGCCCGTGATTGGGGTCGGGTTGAGGCGGGGGAAGTTCCGCTGGAGCCCGCATTTGGCGCTCAGTGCCCGGGTCGCGGGGCTGCTCGGCGCCTTTGCCGAGACCGCGGCGTTCGGGCAGGCCGATCTCGACCGGCTCTCGCTGGCGCGGGACGTGATGCTACGGAAATGTGAGGGCAGGCGGGGGAATTCGAAACTGGCCGAGCTGGTCGACCTGTTCGTCGCCTCGCCGCTGGTCACCGTGCAGCTCGCGGCGGCGCGGCTGCAGGTCTCGCCGCAGGCGGTCGAGGCGATGCTGAAGCAGCTCGGGGCCAGCCTGCCGCGCGAACTCACCGGCCGAAAGCGCTATCGGGCCTGGGGGGTGCTCTAG
- a CDS encoding hypothetical protein (Evidence 5 : Unknown function) produces the protein MAESYEPGATVSEIARRHALSPQQLFGWRRLFQRAAEPASSPMFAPAAVDAVRSEPETVRQPATRCRCIVARPSAGIEIEIDGVWTPSYRYKSPARAQFLTFRHGASLRGCLFDAPCREPVGMGRV, from the coding sequence GTGGCGGAGAGCTACGAGCCGGGCGCGACGGTGAGCGAGATTGCGCGCCGCCATGCCTTGTCTCCGCAGCAGCTTTTCGGCTGGCGGCGTCTTTTCCAGCGAGCAGCCGAGCCGGCATCATCGCCGATGTTCGCGCCTGCAGCGGTCGATGCAGTTCGTTCGGAACCCGAGACTGTGAGGCAGCCGGCCACGCGTTGTCGTTGCATTGTCGCCAGGCCGAGCGCCGGGATCGAGATCGAGATTGACGGTGTCTGGACCCCCTCCTATCGGTACAAGTCTCCCGCACGGGCGCAGTTCCTTACCTTTCGGCATGGAGCCTCGCTGCGAGGTTGCCTATTCGATGCGCCCTGCCGCGAGCCTGTCGGCATGGGCAGAGTCTGA
- a CDS encoding hypothetical protein (Evidence 5 : Unknown function) → MPYPKNYGLDSSEAANWVVGRIDGIA, encoded by the coding sequence ATGCCATATCCAAAAAACTATGGACTCGACTCCTCGGAGGCCGCAAACTGGGTGGTTGGGCGGATCGACGGCATTGCTTAG
- the pcaH gene encoding Protocatechuate 3,4-dioxygenase beta chain, translating to MYQDVDPPYYDPNYEVTVLRAPLKQIVQLPRGWFHHVQGPVFEKLKVGPLDHDLTRQHSASPLGERIIIFGRVTDSDERPVRNALIETWQANAAGRYVDPIDLWGFPLDPNFTGAGRCLTDFEGRYRLVTIRPGAYPTFYRTGEKGWRAAHIHFSLYGAGFDSRLITQMYFEGDPLLRQDRMLLGIPDVRGQDRLIAKLEDAASVIDVINTANAASPMDETGRLVARSPLIASTPPAGRNESALAYRFDIVLRGSGATPLEDRE from the coding sequence ATGTACCAGGATGTAGATCCTCCGTACTACGATCCGAATTATGAGGTGACGGTGCTTCGAGCGCCGCTCAAGCAGATCGTCCAATTGCCACGTGGTTGGTTCCACCATGTGCAGGGTCCAGTATTCGAGAAGTTGAAGGTCGGGCCGCTCGATCATGACCTAACTCGCCAGCACAGCGCTTCGCCGCTAGGCGAGCGGATCATCATCTTCGGGCGAGTGACTGACAGCGACGAGCGGCCGGTGAGAAATGCACTCATCGAAACGTGGCAGGCCAACGCCGCTGGCCGCTACGTGGATCCCATCGACCTATGGGGATTTCCGCTCGATCCGAATTTCACTGGCGCTGGCCGATGCCTAACCGATTTCGAAGGGCGATACCGGCTCGTTACTATCCGTCCGGGGGCCTACCCGACGTTTTATCGTACGGGCGAAAAGGGCTGGCGTGCAGCCCATATCCACTTCTCCCTCTACGGCGCGGGTTTTGACAGCCGACTCATCACGCAGATGTATTTTGAAGGCGACCCGTTGCTGCGCCAGGACCGGATGCTTTTGGGCATCCCGGATGTTCGCGGGCAGGACCGACTTATTGCGAAGCTTGAGGATGCGGCATCGGTCATTGACGTCATAAACACTGCGAACGCGGCCTCGCCAATGGACGAAACTGGGCGCCTTGTCGCCAGAAGTCCATTGATCGCTTCAACGCCTCCGGCAGGTAGGAACGAGTCGGCGCTGGCCTACCGGTTCGACATCGTTCTTCGCGGATCAGGCGCAACTCCTCTGGAAGATCGCGAATGA
- a CDS encoding Protocatechuate 3,4-dioxygenase subunit alpha, producing MNKVLTPSQTSGPLFGFALMREGLEWSVDPAADDAVEVEGQLFDGQGRPIAFEAFVEFWSAAQSVRARALEDGRYKVVLEKPVQTKLSDGRVLAPHFNVAVFGRGLARQLVTRMYFPDEPELNATDPILDRVPAMRRDTLVARPANSRILRFDIHFQGEAETVFFKLDAPRLGQEASG from the coding sequence ATGAATAAGGTTCTGACCCCTTCCCAGACCTCGGGACCGTTGTTTGGCTTTGCGCTGATGCGGGAAGGCCTTGAGTGGTCCGTAGATCCGGCCGCTGATGATGCGGTCGAGGTTGAAGGCCAATTATTCGACGGTCAGGGGAGGCCGATCGCTTTCGAGGCTTTCGTCGAATTCTGGTCTGCGGCTCAGTCGGTTCGTGCTCGTGCTCTTGAGGATGGGCGCTATAAGGTCGTGCTTGAGAAGCCCGTACAAACGAAGCTCTCCGATGGGCGCGTCTTGGCGCCGCATTTTAACGTCGCGGTTTTCGGTCGCGGTCTTGCGCGGCAACTCGTTACCAGAATGTATTTCCCCGACGAGCCGGAGCTCAACGCGACAGACCCCATCTTGGACAGGGTGCCAGCGATGCGGCGGGACACTCTGGTGGCTCGCCCAGCGAACTCTCGAATTTTGCGTTTCGATATCCATTTCCAAGGCGAGGCTGAGACGGTGTTTTTCAAGCTCGACGCCCCCCGGCTTGGTCAGGAAGCCTCTGGCTAA
- a CDS encoding hypothetical protein (Evidence 5 : Unknown function): MNNAFGFYTAAHPDPIEKGNCILLEETRSNARTHSVAAPALQDDILDSSTIEHVA; encoded by the coding sequence ATGAACAATGCCTTCGGCTTTTACACGGCGGCCCACCCCGATCCGATCGAGAAGGGCAACTGTATCCTGCTCGAGGAGACCCGCTCGAACGCGAGAACGCACTCGGTCGCGGCTCCTGCTCTCCAGGATGATATTCTCGATTCCAGCACTATTGAGCATGTGGCCTAG